One stretch of Corynebacterium auriscanis DNA includes these proteins:
- a CDS encoding alpha/beta fold hydrolase, with product MAMTTIVMGSLISAPVASAQKESTATWKPCPKAAITAPDALCTTFQVPQDYRNPTGKKITLTMSKIPATGQSKGVIAGNPGGPGGDALGMFAGNASPDPFGEARVTLPKDVREHYDQIAVEPRGLAFGQPLTCGLDGPAGLAGPVLSPGNIRDLCNMNHPGLVDSITTANTARDLNEARKVLGQDKLNLYGVSYGGLLMATYATMFPGQTGKTLLDSTVSQKNQWLSLEKTRGAQRRDSLEAMFQWIADRDDTYHLGKTPMQVYKRWSDRINKQTGVPAQITPPDMELGDLPAGLRPHGKQVLPVVNKNLPAMWRLYSGWKTLEKLSPEATARAPLFTYTLFTGLYDESKWDSVATFIRDGKLKDDPKTDGAQKKLEKDLQKDEKALRDVAYQSLTMGTVELAIVCNENRNRIDSRLIAPYLVDKFTGGDVMKNLATRMSSGQLCAGWPLPKPSVTLSSKHLQTKPLLLGYNHDSAVTRKGMRDMHAVMGGEMVELDGHKHGVLVHDTDKVADKVSAYFA from the coding sequence ATGGCAATGACCACCATAGTGATGGGGAGTTTGATTTCGGCACCGGTGGCGTCGGCCCAAAAAGAAAGTACTGCAACGTGGAAACCGTGCCCCAAAGCGGCGATAACGGCCCCCGATGCCCTGTGTACGACGTTCCAAGTTCCGCAGGACTACCGAAATCCCACAGGCAAGAAGATCACGCTGACCATGAGCAAGATTCCTGCGACCGGGCAATCCAAGGGCGTAATCGCTGGGAACCCTGGCGGACCGGGCGGGGATGCGCTGGGCATGTTTGCTGGAAACGCTAGCCCCGATCCCTTTGGGGAGGCGCGCGTGACACTGCCGAAAGACGTGCGGGAACACTACGATCAGATCGCGGTAGAACCACGCGGGTTGGCATTCGGTCAACCCCTTACCTGCGGTCTGGATGGGCCAGCGGGCTTGGCTGGGCCGGTGTTATCGCCTGGGAATATTCGTGACTTGTGCAATATGAACCACCCAGGGTTGGTGGACTCCATCACTACTGCGAACACTGCGCGCGACCTGAATGAGGCACGGAAGGTGCTGGGGCAGGACAAGCTGAATCTGTACGGCGTGTCCTATGGCGGATTGCTCATGGCGACGTACGCAACGATGTTCCCCGGTCAGACTGGTAAGACCCTGCTGGATTCGACCGTGAGCCAAAAGAATCAGTGGCTCTCTTTGGAAAAAACGCGCGGGGCGCAGCGCAGGGATTCGCTCGAGGCGATGTTCCAGTGGATTGCTGATCGCGATGACACTTATCACTTGGGTAAGACCCCGATGCAGGTATACAAGCGGTGGTCCGATCGAATCAACAAACAAACCGGGGTTCCAGCCCAAATCACCCCGCCGGATATGGAACTGGGAGACTTGCCAGCTGGGCTTCGACCCCACGGCAAACAAGTGTTGCCCGTAGTGAACAAGAATTTGCCCGCAATGTGGCGCTTGTACTCCGGGTGGAAAACGCTGGAGAAGCTAAGCCCTGAGGCGACGGCGCGGGCACCCTTGTTTACCTACACCTTGTTCACTGGGTTGTACGACGAGTCGAAGTGGGATTCGGTGGCGACGTTCATTCGCGACGGCAAACTCAAAGACGATCCGAAGACCGATGGTGCGCAAAAGAAACTCGAAAAGGACCTCCAGAAGGATGAGAAGGCCCTTCGCGATGTGGCTTATCAGTCGTTGACGATGGGGACCGTGGAACTGGCGATCGTGTGCAACGAGAACCGCAACCGGATTGATTCGCGCTTGATCGCCCCCTACCTGGTGGATAAATTCACCGGTGGGGATGTGATGAAGAACTTGGCCACGCGGATGAGCAGTGGTCAGTTGTGCGCGGGATGGCCACTGCCCAAGCCATCGGTAACGTTGAGTTCTAAGCATTTGCAGACCAAGCCGCTGCTGCTGGGATACAACCACGACAGTGCGGTGACCCGGAAGGGTATGCGCGATATGCACGCAGTCATGGGTGGAGAGATGGTCGAGCTAGATGGTCACAAGCACGGTGTGCTTGTTCATGACACGGACAAGGTGGCGGATAAGGTGAGCGCTTATTTCGCTTAG
- a CDS encoding histidine kinase: protein MAAQQELRDRQETMAGILHDSIAANLSAMTIKLEALAFQPEDNVPVLAEDLSRVADTARVTIGHTRQLHNSLTMATSSTMSRLPVRHRLDNSLITQPTF, encoded by the coding sequence ATGGCCGCCCAGCAAGAGTTGCGCGATAGGCAGGAGACAATGGCCGGGATCTTGCACGATTCCATCGCCGCCAACCTCAGCGCGATGACCATAAAACTTGAAGCACTTGCCTTCCAACCAGAAGACAATGTTCCTGTCCTTGCTGAGGATCTGTCGAGGGTGGCTGACACTGCACGTGTCACCATTGGGCACACTCGACAACTTCACAATTCGCTGACAATGGCCACCTCGTCAACGATGAGCAGGCTGCCTGTGCGACATCGCTTGGACAACTCATTGATAACGCAACCGACTTTTTAA
- a CDS encoding LytR/AlgR family response regulator transcription factor, which produces MTRLIIVDDDRRILDSLPIYFSRSDSITVAATFHRAHDVLEYITAHGCDVVLSDIHMPRMNGVELLQRLQGLEDPPIFIVMTAFDTNESMLQILAQGGELMWWIDHNAGGECPRLGNTH; this is translated from the coding sequence ATGACGCGTCTGATCATCGTCGATGACGATAGGCGCATCCTTGATTCCCTTCCGATCTATTTTTCGCGCAGTGATTCCATCACCGTGGCAGCCACGTTCCATCGGGCACATGATGTTCTTGAGTACATCACGGCTCATGGTTGTGATGTGGTGTTGTCTGATATACACATGCCGCGCATGAATGGTGTCGAGCTGCTCCAGCGTCTCCAAGGGTTGGAGGATCCACCGATCTTCATCGTGATGACGGCTTTTGACACGAATGAGTCGATGCTTCAGATTCTTGCGCAAGGCGGCGAGCTAATGTGGTGGATTGATCACAATGCGGGAGGAGAGTGCCCCCGCCTAGGCAATACTCATTAG
- a CDS encoding YibE/F family protein, with protein sequence MNWPQRLLAISLVFFAFATVIGLITQWPSDEPPRVSEQFKAHSGMTGELRQGEVQIVQPGACNSPSVGRVFDTAPQTDPNAPQDCTHAIISINSGPDAGKRTLLEVHPEIPGNPDLRTGDKIQLSGHTDPSSGIQYGFQDFQRTTNLALWLVATLVLIIVVGAWRGARSIIGLVLTLGLIVTFLVPGLVRGGDPVALAVTCGAAVLFLGLFLVHGFSWKTAAAMGGTLLALGLSTILSKVAVASAGLRGLGDENNLSILVYLPGISITGLLLAGMIVGALGVLNDVTIAQASTVNELHELDPQASPWHLFRSGMKVGRDHIASMVYTLVLSYTGVALPTILLLSISNRPLEQILTSDIMATEILRSATGAMALVLAVPLTTFIAAWTSRPDLARANHSHG encoded by the coding sequence ATGAACTGGCCACAGAGACTTCTTGCTATCAGTTTGGTGTTTTTCGCCTTTGCTACCGTAATCGGGTTGATTACGCAATGGCCGAGTGACGAGCCACCGCGTGTATCCGAGCAGTTTAAAGCCCACTCCGGCATGACAGGCGAATTGCGCCAGGGCGAAGTGCAGATTGTGCAGCCCGGCGCATGCAATTCGCCCAGTGTGGGTCGCGTTTTTGATACTGCCCCACAGACTGATCCGAATGCACCCCAGGACTGTACGCACGCGATCATCAGTATTAATTCTGGTCCGGATGCGGGCAAACGCACCCTTTTGGAAGTGCACCCTGAAATCCCTGGTAACCCGGATCTACGCACGGGTGACAAGATCCAGCTTTCGGGCCATACAGATCCCAGCTCTGGAATTCAGTACGGTTTTCAGGATTTCCAGCGCACAACGAACCTCGCATTATGGCTGGTGGCCACGCTGGTTCTGATCATCGTGGTTGGTGCGTGGCGCGGAGCACGTTCCATTATCGGACTGGTACTGACCTTGGGCTTGATTGTCACATTCTTGGTTCCAGGTCTCGTACGCGGTGGTGATCCGGTAGCGCTGGCAGTGACGTGTGGTGCAGCCGTCCTTTTTTTGGGGCTTTTCCTAGTGCATGGCTTCAGTTGGAAGACCGCTGCAGCTATGGGCGGTACGCTGCTGGCCTTGGGACTATCCACAATTCTGTCTAAGGTAGCCGTCGCGAGCGCAGGCCTGCGTGGCTTGGGTGACGAGAACAACCTCAGCATCTTGGTCTATCTACCGGGCATCAGCATCACTGGTTTGTTGTTAGCTGGAATGATCGTCGGTGCATTGGGCGTACTCAATGACGTGACAATCGCCCAAGCTTCCACGGTTAATGAGCTTCATGAATTAGATCCACAAGCTTCTCCGTGGCATCTATTCCGCTCAGGGATGAAAGTGGGGCGTGACCATATTGCTTCGATGGTCTACACCCTAGTTCTGAGCTACACCGGTGTGGCCCTACCGACGATCCTGCTGCTGAGCATTTCCAATCGCCCACTGGAACAAATTTTGACCTCGGACATCATGGCCACAGAGATTCTCCGCTCCGCAACGGGTGCAATGGCTTTGGTCCTTGCAGTTCCGTTGACTACATTCATCGCTGCGTGGACGTCACGTCCGGATTTGGCACGGGCGAACCACAGCCACGGCTAA
- the metE gene encoding 5-methyltetrahydropteroyltriglutamate--homocysteine S-methyltransferase, whose amino-acid sequence MTAAADPQAFHSTIAGVPRIGPGRELKKALETYWRDPSTGRALSTTATRLVNDYTDAVVAAGVDAVAFSGRSYYDATLDTSALLGVLPQRVADIADHDNDGLPPFIDRYFAAARGTSELPASAMTKWFDTNYHYIVPELSSDTEFQLDDHAWLEDLRDQVTRLGKDAAAHVRPVLVGPLTYLTLSRTTDGSNPVDHLEEVFDLYARLLPRIADRGATWVQFDEPTLVTEVAQRDLERTRAGYEKLAKIAQDKNLNLLVQTYFGDGNQAIELLTGSGVAAFGVDLVYGGTELPGWNGSELLVAGVVDGRNVWRTDLARALQTLQELQKRGPVAVSTSCSLLHVPYSLKREENLNPEVQNWLAFGAEKINEVATLSRLLRDEATDADRAAVAESTKAAEQRAQSSLTHNAEVRARQEKVTEADRRRDDITARREAQKAELNLPPLPTTTIGSFPQTKEIRVARAAWRRNEIDDAQYTQAMRDEVADVIRRQEELGLDVLVHGEPERNDMVQYFSEQLEGYLSTEHAWVQSYGSRCVRPPIIFGDVSRPKAMTVEWYKAAADLTDKPVKGMLTGPVTMLAWSFVRDDQPLGETADQVALALRDEISDLVEAGARVVQVDEPAIRELLPLRKEDQPAYLEWAVGSFRLATSGAPNEVQVHTHMCYSEFNELIDTVSNLDADVTSIEAARNGMQVLEALKDEGYELGVGPGVWDIHSPRVPKQDEVDALVNAALDSVDPTLLWVNPDCGLKTRGWEETTASLKVLVEAAKKARETVQA is encoded by the coding sequence ATGACTGCAGCCGCAGACCCTCAAGCTTTCCATTCCACCATCGCCGGGGTCCCACGAATTGGACCGGGCCGTGAGCTCAAGAAGGCACTGGAAACCTACTGGCGCGATCCCTCCACCGGACGCGCACTGTCTACCACCGCAACCCGCCTGGTTAACGATTACACCGATGCTGTGGTCGCCGCCGGTGTGGACGCCGTGGCGTTTTCCGGCCGTTCTTACTACGACGCCACGCTGGACACGTCTGCGCTTCTGGGCGTGTTACCCCAGCGCGTGGCGGACATCGCGGACCACGATAACGATGGCCTGCCGCCATTCATCGACCGCTATTTCGCAGCGGCTCGCGGTACCAGCGAACTGCCCGCCAGCGCGATGACCAAATGGTTCGATACCAACTACCACTACATCGTTCCCGAGCTCAGCTCAGATACCGAGTTCCAGCTGGACGACCACGCATGGTTGGAAGATCTGCGCGACCAGGTTACGCGCCTGGGTAAGGATGCTGCTGCGCACGTACGCCCCGTGCTGGTTGGCCCACTGACCTACCTCACGCTGTCCCGCACGACCGATGGCTCCAACCCAGTTGACCACCTTGAAGAGGTGTTCGACCTTTACGCCCGCCTACTACCTCGCATCGCAGACCGCGGCGCGACCTGGGTGCAGTTCGACGAGCCCACGCTGGTGACCGAGGTCGCGCAGCGCGACCTGGAGCGCACCCGCGCCGGCTACGAGAAGCTGGCCAAGATCGCCCAGGACAAGAACCTCAACCTGCTGGTCCAGACCTACTTCGGCGACGGTAACCAGGCCATCGAGCTACTCACCGGTTCCGGCGTAGCAGCATTCGGTGTGGACTTGGTTTACGGCGGCACCGAGCTGCCTGGCTGGAACGGATCCGAACTGCTCGTTGCCGGCGTGGTCGATGGCCGCAACGTTTGGCGTACCGATTTGGCACGCGCGCTCCAGACCCTGCAGGAACTGCAAAAGCGTGGCCCCGTTGCTGTGTCCACTAGCTGCTCCCTGCTGCACGTTCCTTACTCCCTGAAACGCGAGGAAAACCTCAACCCAGAGGTCCAGAACTGGCTGGCATTCGGCGCGGAGAAGATCAACGAAGTCGCTACCCTCTCCCGCCTGCTTCGCGATGAGGCCACGGATGCGGACCGCGCTGCAGTCGCGGAGTCCACCAAGGCCGCCGAGCAACGCGCACAGTCCAGCTTGACCCACAACGCGGAAGTTCGCGCACGTCAGGAAAAGGTCACCGAGGCTGATCGCCGCCGTGATGACATCACCGCACGCCGCGAGGCTCAGAAGGCAGAGCTCAACCTGCCACCACTGCCCACCACCACGATCGGTTCCTTCCCTCAGACGAAGGAGATTCGTGTGGCGCGCGCTGCATGGCGTCGAAACGAAATCGACGATGCACAGTACACCCAAGCGATGCGCGACGAAGTTGCCGACGTGATCCGCCGGCAGGAGGAACTGGGCCTGGACGTGCTGGTTCACGGCGAGCCAGAGCGCAACGACATGGTGCAGTACTTCAGCGAGCAGTTGGAGGGATACCTGTCCACCGAGCACGCGTGGGTACAAAGCTACGGCTCCCGTTGCGTGCGCCCACCAATCATCTTCGGCGATGTTTCTCGTCCGAAGGCCATGACCGTGGAGTGGTACAAGGCCGCTGCCGACCTGACCGACAAGCCGGTCAAGGGCATGCTGACCGGCCCCGTGACGATGCTTGCGTGGAGCTTCGTGCGCGATGACCAGCCACTGGGCGAGACCGCTGATCAGGTGGCGCTGGCGCTGCGCGACGAAATCTCCGACCTGGTGGAGGCCGGTGCGCGCGTGGTTCAGGTTGATGAGCCCGCAATCCGTGAGCTCTTGCCACTGCGCAAGGAAGATCAGCCCGCCTACTTGGAATGGGCCGTGGGCTCCTTCCGCCTGGCGACCTCCGGTGCACCGAACGAGGTGCAGGTACACACCCACATGTGCTACTCCGAGTTCAACGAGCTGATTGATACGGTCAGCAACTTGGATGCCGACGTCACCAGCATCGAAGCCGCCCGTAACGGCATGCAGGTACTGGAAGCGCTCAAGGATGAGGGATACGAGCTGGGCGTGGGCCCAGGCGTGTGGGATATCCACTCCCCTCGCGTGCCAAAGCAGGACGAGGTAGATGCGCTGGTGAACGCTGCGCTCGATTCCGTGGATCCGACCCTGCTGTGGGTGAACCCCGACTGCGGTCTGAAGACCCGTGGTTGGGAAGAGACCACCGCCAGCCTGAAGGTGCTGGTCGAGGCCGCTAAAAAGGCGCGCGAGACGGTTCAGGCATAA
- a CDS encoding glycosyl transferase family 9, with amino-acid sequence MARAVLAIAGATIVVTWLYLVLMQPTDSPWESLADSRSSTIALVGFLIPAILLLAVIVPRLPVRTLTLLPVALAINVVLGQVIGTMGLPLPLYLDSIGTVLVGALAGPIAGMGTGVLTSMVWGTFNPTAVPFAAAYAFVGLAAGLLRPWFQRAWWRIGVAGLVVGFITALLSAPIASFIFGGTAGTGTGLLVTFYRSLGAEPMTAVFLQSWTSDPLDKLIVFTIVWIVIRALPQRTRRTFAEKDV; translated from the coding sequence ATGGCTCGCGCAGTTCTCGCTATCGCGGGTGCAACCATCGTCGTCACCTGGCTTTACCTTGTGCTCATGCAGCCCACGGATTCACCGTGGGAATCCCTCGCGGATTCGCGCAGCTCCACCATTGCACTCGTCGGATTCCTTATCCCCGCCATCTTGTTGCTCGCGGTTATTGTTCCCCGCCTGCCCGTTCGCACACTGACCTTGTTGCCCGTGGCCTTAGCCATCAACGTGGTGCTCGGCCAGGTCATCGGCACCATGGGACTGCCTCTCCCGTTGTACTTGGATTCGATTGGAACCGTGCTAGTCGGTGCGCTGGCCGGGCCGATTGCAGGCATGGGAACGGGTGTGCTCACAAGCATGGTGTGGGGCACGTTTAATCCGACGGCTGTGCCCTTTGCCGCAGCTTATGCCTTTGTCGGTCTCGCAGCTGGCCTGCTGCGCCCGTGGTTTCAGCGCGCGTGGTGGCGCATCGGCGTGGCCGGACTCGTCGTCGGTTTCATCACGGCACTGCTGTCCGCCCCGATCGCCTCTTTCATCTTCGGCGGTACCGCTGGGACCGGCACGGGCTTGTTGGTCACTTTCTACCGTTCCTTGGGTGCAGAGCCCATGACCGCGGTCTTTTTGCAGTCATGGACCTCCGATCCTTTGGATAAGCTCATCGTCTTCACGATAGTTTGGATCGTTATCCGTGCGCTCCCACAGCGGACTCGGCGGACGTTCGCAGAAAAGGATGTTTAG
- a CDS encoding energy-coupling factor transporter transmembrane component T family protein: MNPLTILTLAAGAVVSVLIANDWRFSLAAWVIAAVIALVTGKPRKTFLGATAISLPAFLGFTLMYGPFGREPWWGIMTRDGMQIALSLGLRFLAATTIGLTIGCFVDLDRLMRSLQTRAPAKLVYVLGSTFRLYPMAKARVDTIRQIQATRGIDVHSWSARWGVILPLIVGLVDDAAQRARPLGRTGIGNAGRRTILRPVPDRLIDHLIRIVVVVGVVAVAIVAV; this comes from the coding sequence TTGAACCCGCTTACGATACTCACGTTGGCAGCTGGCGCAGTCGTTAGCGTTCTCATCGCTAACGACTGGCGCTTCTCGCTCGCAGCATGGGTCATCGCGGCCGTCATCGCGCTGGTCACAGGCAAACCGAGGAAAACCTTCCTCGGGGCAACCGCGATCTCCTTGCCAGCATTCTTGGGGTTCACCCTCATGTATGGACCGTTCGGACGGGAACCGTGGTGGGGCATCATGACACGCGATGGCATGCAGATCGCTTTGTCGTTAGGCCTGCGTTTCCTTGCTGCCACCACCATCGGCCTGACTATCGGGTGCTTCGTTGACTTAGACCGCCTGATGCGTAGCTTGCAAACGCGCGCCCCTGCCAAGCTGGTGTACGTGCTGGGATCCACCTTCCGGCTGTACCCGATGGCCAAAGCGCGAGTGGATACTATCCGACAAATCCAAGCCACCCGCGGAATCGACGTGCACAGTTGGTCCGCACGGTGGGGTGTGATCTTGCCACTCATTGTTGGCTTGGTTGACGATGCCGCCCAGCGTGCCCGCCCACTGGGGCGCACTGGAATTGGAAACGCGGGGCGTCGAACAATCTTGCGCCCAGTGCCGGACCGGCTAATCGACCACCTGATTCGTATTGTGGTGGTGGTAGGGGTCGTGGCCGTCGCCATTGTTGCTGTCTAA
- a CDS encoding ATP-binding cassette domain-containing protein, with product MPITDYIWAESGTGLSEHAWNRAEAAGAAWVGNEASAHISLLRSTVIEELAVGMEQRGVPRDVMQSRIAEALHTWGLQDHAEHHPSRLSTGQTRRLAIAAALLSGADSLVLDCPLDGFDTAAVETLRRTLATFPGEVTVYDRGRSILSDAATRQLHLTSTGDLDELAAPGPVLPDAGRGRLGYQAQEGARVLRGGEHSGTPKHTTTPERAAELGQEAQQGSSAELGYAATPERTATPERIAVLTARGVRIPRGVGEVGPIDVTAFAGDVTHLEGPNGCGKTSLFLAVLGLVPFTGRIDRPEGMPGWAPTAMDAALARRTVLDELAYGVDRESAEAVLEFAGLQQWADTHPLDVPSSWRRIVLVAAAMVRAPKLVLLDEPTVGLDWQGYGHLAELMHRYADGEYHRLRGVECAPATPQPAVMWTCHDRDFALAVSDARRRWRV from the coding sequence GTGCCAATCACGGATTACATCTGGGCCGAAAGCGGCACCGGGTTAAGCGAGCATGCCTGGAATCGCGCCGAAGCGGCCGGTGCAGCATGGGTGGGCAACGAGGCCAGCGCGCACATTTCGCTGTTGCGTTCCACTGTCATCGAAGAACTCGCCGTAGGCATGGAACAACGTGGAGTGCCACGCGACGTGATGCAATCCCGCATCGCGGAGGCCCTGCACACGTGGGGTTTACAAGACCACGCTGAGCACCATCCTTCGCGCCTCTCAACGGGCCAAACACGCCGTTTGGCAATCGCCGCCGCATTGCTGTCCGGCGCGGATTCGCTGGTCTTGGATTGCCCGCTCGATGGCTTCGATACCGCCGCCGTGGAAACCCTCCGTCGCACTCTTGCGACCTTTCCTGGTGAGGTAACGGTTTACGACCGTGGGCGGTCTATTTTGTCCGACGCCGCCACGCGCCAACTACACCTCACCTCCACTGGGGACTTAGATGAGCTGGCCGCGCCGGGCCCTGTGCTGCCCGATGCCGGCCGTGGACGGTTGGGATACCAAGCCCAGGAGGGGGCGCGTGTGCTCCGTGGCGGGGAGCATTCCGGCACGCCCAAGCACACAACCACGCCCGAACGTGCTGCGGAGCTCGGTCAAGAAGCTCAACAGGGGTCATCCGCCGAGCTCGGGTACGCAGCCACGCCCGAACGAACAGCCACGCCCGAACGCATTGCCGTCCTCACCGCGCGCGGTGTGCGAATCCCACGGGGTGTGGGGGAAGTGGGACCGATCGATGTCACCGCCTTCGCAGGAGATGTCACCCACTTGGAAGGGCCCAACGGGTGCGGTAAAACCTCCCTCTTCCTGGCGGTGTTGGGGCTGGTGCCGTTCACCGGGCGGATCGACCGTCCCGAGGGCATGCCCGGGTGGGCGCCCACGGCCATGGACGCAGCCCTAGCGCGCCGAACCGTCTTGGATGAACTGGCCTACGGGGTGGACCGGGAATCCGCTGAAGCCGTACTGGAATTCGCAGGGTTGCAGCAATGGGCGGATACGCACCCGCTGGATGTGCCCAGTTCGTGGCGCCGTATTGTCCTGGTGGCAGCCGCCATGGTGCGTGCCCCCAAGCTGGTCCTTCTGGACGAACCCACGGTGGGCCTAGATTGGCAGGGGTACGGTCACCTCGCGGAGCTCATGCACCGCTATGCCGATGGGGAGTATCACCGTCTGCGTGGTGTGGAATGCGCACCGGCCACTCCTCAACCCGCAGTTATGTGGACGTGCCACGATCGCGATTTTGCCTTGGCGGTGAGCGATGCCCGGAGAAGGTGGCGGGTATGA
- a CDS encoding Rieske (2Fe-2S) protein, with the protein MSAFDVPCPRLLSRRVFLKGAVAVTATSAAGAVLAACGSKDDAATVSQADIPVGGAIVSGSWVVAQPQAGQFVAYSNVCPHAQGIIDKVEKDGTRTVAVCSKHQSKFDVATGDVVAGPSRDGMKPAKKVDAADGQVTIS; encoded by the coding sequence ATGAGCGCTTTCGATGTCCCCTGTCCTCGCCTTTTGTCCCGTCGCGTTTTTCTGAAGGGGGCCGTTGCGGTCACCGCCACTTCTGCTGCCGGTGCTGTGCTGGCTGCCTGTGGTTCTAAAGACGACGCCGCCACGGTCTCCCAAGCCGATATTCCCGTAGGGGGCGCCATCGTCAGTGGCAGCTGGGTTGTCGCCCAACCTCAGGCTGGGCAGTTTGTGGCGTATTCGAATGTCTGTCCTCACGCCCAGGGCATCATCGACAAGGTGGAAAAGGATGGCACCCGCACCGTCGCGGTGTGCTCCAAGCATCAGTCCAAGTTCGATGTGGCCACCGGCGATGTGGTCGCCGGCCCTAGTCGCGATGGCATGAAGCCCGCGAAGAAGGTTGATGCCGCGGACGGTCAGGTGACGATCAGCTAG
- the purT gene encoding formate-dependent phosphoribosylglycinamide formyltransferase: METPDVIGTPLTPNATRVLLLGAGELGKEVAIALQRLGVEVHAADRYAGAPAHHVANRSHVLNLTDATSIRELVEHVRPDFIVPEIEAIATDELERIEDEGLATVVPTARATRLTMNREGIRTLASEELGLPTSAHRFASTFEELAEGAEDIGYPCVVKPIMSSSGKGQTFVAGPDDLEEAWNVAISSARVNTHRVIVEQYIPFDYEITILTVRSVDPQTGAEATWFCEPIGHRQDRGDYVESWQPAEMSADALDNARSVAARVTNALGGRGVYGVELFVKGDDVYFSEVSPRPHDTGMVTMATQRFSEFDLHARAVLGLPIDPTLVSPGASAVVYGCAKTSEDEDETEPQYSGLREAMAVPETDVRIFGKPKSYPRRRMAVAVSTAETVAEARQRATEAAGYVKVGYGKRG; the protein is encoded by the coding sequence ATGGAAACCCCTGATGTAATCGGAACACCCCTCACACCAAACGCTACGCGCGTGTTGTTGTTGGGTGCCGGCGAGCTCGGCAAGGAAGTCGCCATCGCATTGCAACGTCTCGGCGTGGAGGTGCATGCCGCCGACCGGTACGCCGGTGCACCGGCTCACCACGTCGCTAACCGTTCGCACGTGTTGAATCTCACCGACGCCACAAGCATACGTGAGCTGGTAGAGCATGTGCGCCCCGATTTCATCGTTCCGGAAATTGAAGCCATCGCTACCGACGAGCTGGAACGTATTGAAGACGAGGGCCTGGCTACTGTGGTTCCCACAGCGCGCGCTACCCGGTTGACCATGAACCGTGAGGGCATCCGCACCTTGGCCAGCGAGGAGTTGGGTTTGCCCACCAGTGCGCACCGGTTTGCATCTACGTTCGAAGAACTCGCAGAAGGCGCCGAAGACATAGGTTATCCCTGCGTGGTGAAGCCAATCATGAGCAGTAGTGGCAAAGGGCAAACCTTTGTGGCAGGGCCTGACGACCTCGAGGAGGCGTGGAATGTTGCTATCAGTTCCGCGCGCGTAAATACGCACCGCGTGATTGTAGAGCAGTACATCCCCTTCGATTACGAAATCACGATCCTAACCGTGCGATCCGTGGATCCGCAGACAGGGGCGGAAGCCACGTGGTTTTGCGAGCCAATCGGGCACCGGCAAGACCGCGGCGACTACGTGGAATCGTGGCAGCCAGCGGAGATGAGCGCGGATGCATTGGATAATGCGCGGAGCGTGGCCGCCCGTGTGACCAACGCGCTAGGGGGGCGCGGGGTTTATGGTGTGGAGCTGTTCGTCAAGGGTGATGATGTGTACTTCTCCGAAGTCAGCCCGCGCCCGCACGATACCGGCATGGTGACGATGGCCACCCAGCGATTCAGCGAGTTCGATCTGCACGCGCGGGCGGTATTAGGATTGCCGATTGATCCCACGCTGGTGAGCCCTGGTGCTTCCGCCGTGGTCTACGGTTGCGCTAAGACATCCGAAGATGAAGATGAAACCGAACCACAGTACTCCGGGCTGCGCGAAGCGATGGCCGTTCCTGAAACCGATGTGCGCATCTTCGGCAAACCCAAGAGCTATCCACGACGTCGTATGGCCGTGGCTGTCTCTACCGCGGAGACCGTGGCAGAAGCCCGTCAGCGCGCGACGGAGGCCGCAGGCTATGTGAAAGTGGGCTACGGCAAACGGGGTTAG